Genomic DNA from Rana temporaria chromosome 1, aRanTem1.1, whole genome shotgun sequence:
TGCGATTAGATTTATCTAAAGTTTTGCGTGCCCAGAGTTCTACATATTGGGACACGTGGGGCAGTGGGGACCAGTCCCCAGAGCGAGGATGGGAAATAGTGTCTGGGTTAAATAGGGGTTCCCCCATGGCGTCTAGCACGTCTTTGCCCTGTTCGTCAGGGTTGGCATCCGGGAGGATTGCCGAAGCCCCCGCATCCTCTTCCTCATAGTAATCAGATCCTGAGACATCTGATTTATCCGACTCGGCGGATGAATCATCGTCCGACTCTAAAACGTATGAGTCTGGTTTGGCTCTTTTAGCTAAACCGTGCCTTTTTGTTGACTCTCTGAGGCTCAGAGGTTGAAAGGGATCTGTAGGATGCGTGGGGTGGCAGTCCGTGGAAGGATCTGCTCGCCGCATATTAttagcttcccctgccggggagtcatagaCCGTCACCACATTCTTCCTTTTATAGGAAGATTTTCCTTTCTTTGTGGTCGGTTCTGTGCCGAGGGGTACGGTCACAGGGGGATGGGTGGATTGGGATGGTCCGGAAGCGGCAGCTAATGTCAGTGCTGCTTGGACAGATTGGTTAATGATGTCCTGTAATTGGGTTGTACTGAGGAAATGAGTTGGTTCTAGAACCAAGTCCTGCTCTAATGGGGAGGGGGAATTTTCCTCAGTCATGTTATAAGGAGACAGCAGCAGTTAACTGTATGTAAATAGAGAGCGATGGCTCTGTAAGGGATTCTAATAGGGAGTAGAGGACTGTGGCACAGGGATGGGAATAAAATTCCCAGAACAAATAGTGGCAGAAAAGATTTTTGCGTCTGAGAACTATACCAGGCTCTCCCTCCGGTCACCAGCGCTGACTGGCATGCGACGGGAGGAGAGCCTGGGATCGATTGCGCTCtgggggcgaagtctcgcgagactacggctccCAGGCGTCCATTGGTTGAAAGGAACGATGGGACccgcctcccgagtccagcacgtGGAGCGATAGGACGGCGGGGGCGGCTCTGTGAAGATAGAGCGAGGCGGTGGATCCGCCTCCTTTGCGACGCGCGCTCGTTCTatgggaaggagagaggagggagattGCCCAAGATGGCGCGCCGCATGGGAGAAGAAAAAACAGGTGAAGAGAAATGGCGCGTATGACCGCTGGTGACCGCTGGCGATCGCGGTCCCAGCGGAACAGGGGTAATATAGTACAGCACAGAGATAGTGAGGAAAAAAGGGTAAAAGTGAATGAAGCCTTGTGTGGTGAGACAAGGTATCTGTAGACCGTACTAAGACAGATATATATCTAATGACAATAAATATTATCAATATAAAATCAATATCAATATATATCCAGATATTTGGTGATACTTAACTTGCTCcgccgtgagcagaaagaaagaggaagatcctAGATGAGAGCAGTCCATATATAGAGACCAATATGGGAGTGGTTAaggccatgggactgctgggaggtgtggttttaccagttttttcttttattacatacGTTAGTTgtttttacacttctgctgtgagcattaataaagaaggattaatgcataagatatgagcctcctgtctgatgtataatccaCAATTCTTTGCTAAATCAAGAtaatctttttccttttttcacaaaattttcatattagcaggttatttctcacacacagcatatgcataccacaaattacaccccaaaacacattctgctattacttctgagtatggcgataccacatgtgtgagacttttacacagcctgaccacatacagaggcccaacattgaggGAGCACATTTAgacattctaggagcataaattacacatataggcccagattctcgtatctcggcataaaactatgcgggcgtaacgtatctcgtttacgttacgccgccgcaagttttacgggcaagtgctttattcacaaagaacttacctgtaaagttgcggcggcgtagcgtaaatctcccggcgcaagcccgcctaattcaaatgatccgggtagggggcgtggatcatttaaattaggcgcgttcccgcgccgaatgtactgcgcatgcgccgtccctaatatttcctgacgtgcattacgctaaatgacgtcgcaaggacgtcattggtttagacgtgaacgtaaatggcgtccagccccattcacggacgacttacgcaaacaacgtaaatttttaaatttcgacgtgggaacgacggccatacttaacattggttgcccctcatatagcaggggcaactttacgcgtcgcaaatctaacgtaaacgtcgtatcttcactgcgtcgaccgcgcgtacgtttgggaattcgcgtattttgctaatttgcatactcgatcgggaaaacaacggaggcgacacctagcggcgaaaaaaaaattgcatttaagatccgacagcgtaagagccttacgcctgtcggatctaatggttatctatgcgtaactgattctaagaatcagtcgcatagatgtgacggcccagattaggacttacgatggcgcacatggcgttgcgccgtcgtaagccctttcagaatctgggccataatttcttgactacctcttacatttttaaaggccctggagcaccaggacaacataaaaatgccaaaaatgacCCCATTGTCATCTTTTTCGAAATTTttgggaaaatgtggaaagaaaatgaaaaatacattttttttcacaaagttgtccatttatacaatatttctaaaacatagcatgtacataccaaaaattacTCCCCAAATAAAGGTTCTCctactccttctttttttttttttgatttcttAAACAGGTTTATTTCAAGTTCACCATGTTTGTACATGGGTAAcaccagaattttttcttttaagaccATTCAGTAGTTGTTCCCACCCATTCGGATGCCTGAGCAGTTGGGGCAGTAGACCAGTCATCTGTGCTAGCTGGTTGGGAGCTCCAATCTTCTGCTGCAGGTTTGGGAGCTGCGGCAGCTGCTGCTGTGGCTGGGATCTCAGGACGCTCTGCAGGAAATTGCTGAATGGGCACAGATGGGACTTGTACTCCTTCTGACCAGTCAGAAACTTCAGGCTGAGGAAACTCTGGAATATTTGCAGACCATTCACCCTGGTATTCCTCCTTAGTAGTAGCCTTCTCTGCAGCAGCCTGTTCTTCCTTCTCAATCTCCTCCGGATCCTGGTAAAAATAGAGATCAGGCATGACTTCCCATGGATGTTCACGGGAAATTGTTCCCCTCATGCGCAGAACTTCACGAGCAAGCATCCACCACATAAGACCAACAGAATGGGCACCCTTGTTATTACAGGGGATGGCAATATCCACATAACGTAGAGGTGAATCTGTATTGCAGAGAGCAATAGTAGGAATATTGACGTATGATGCCTCAGTAAGTGGTTGATGATCAGCGCGTGGGTCAGTCACAACTAACAGGCGTGGTTCACGGAAAGCAGCTTGAATCTGATTGGTGAAAGTACCAGGTGTGAAGCGACCAGCAATTGGGGTGGCCCCACAGGAAGAAGCAAATTTCAGAACAGCCCACTGGCCAGTATTTCTGGAGGAAATCACACAAACATCAGCTGGGTTTTCATTTGCTACGATGGCACGTGCAGCAAGCAGAAGCTTTTCCCATGTCCGTTTCAGATTTATAATGTAAATACCATCACTTTTCCTTTTGTATATGGCTCCATTTGAAAGTCGAGGTTAGTGCCACCCAAGTGAGTTCCTGCAGCCAGGAACTTGAGGACATTTTCCTCTTTCATTTGCAGGACATCCAGACCTCCGGACATTGTTAAACACCCCTGAAGCTACGATGGGGAAAAAGAGACAACGCCGTGTAGAGCGTCTGTTGCTGGAACTGAAGCAAAAAGAGCTCTCCTACTCCTTCTGAGTacagtgataccacatgtgtgagacttttccacagcctggccacatacagaggcccaacatttcaaatctaatttgactacctattacactttagtgaggcactgtagtggcatagATGTGGCAttgatgagaactgatgtggcgtggatgagcatgaatggggatggatgagccgtggatggctgagtatggttgAGCCATGAAtgtggatggctgagtatggatgggatcACTGAGCATAAATTAGTATGGCTGGGTACGGATGGGATGGTGGAGCACAGATAGGATGGCTGACTATGGATGGGTACggatgggatggctgagtatgtaTGGGTACGGATGGGCTGGCTGAGTACGGATGGGTATGGATGAGTACGGCTGGGTATGACTGAATATGGATGggtgtggatggatggatggatgagtattgctgagtatggatggctgagccatggatggatggatgggtattGCTAAGTATGGATGGGGGTGGATGGGATGGCTGAACATGGATGGGTACGGATCGGATGGCTGAGTACGGATGGGtatggatgggatggctgagTACGAATGGGTACAGATGAGTACGGCTGGGTACGGCTGAGTACGGCTGGGTACAGCTGGGTTTGGCTGGGTAAGGCTGAGTACGACTGGGTACAGCTGGGTATGGCTGGGTCTGACTGAGTATAGCTGGGTATGACTGAGTATgactgggtatggctgagtatggatgggggtggatggatggatgagtattgctaaGTATGGATGGCTgagccatggatggatggatgagtattgctgactatggatggctgagcatggatgaatattgctgagtatggctggatgagtatgacagagggatggcagagcatggatggatggatgagtattgctgagtatggatggctgGAAGAGTATTGATGAATTGCTAGAGGGATAGCTgagcatgaatgaatgaatggctggatgaggctgcaatgggcacagatcTGTAGTGCTGACAGAGGGATAGCTgagcatgaatgaatgaatggctggatgaggctgcaatgggcacagatctgtagtgcccacagcgctgctgcaccTGATCTCTTCCCTCTCCGCTCACACTGTACAGATcgatacagagaggggagagaggaccaGACacgatgccggtttgtttacaagtgatcgctctgtcatttgaCAGAGCTATCACGTGGTAAATTGTGTAAATGGGAACTATATAAAATGTCAAGTGATTATCAGACATTTCAAATGCATCATGGTATAGGAAAGAGAAAGACAAGTAACCATTAAAACAAGGTTAACAATAGTTTAGGTGGTATATTTTCACTCGTTTGATTGAGATAACCTGCTCCTCAAGCACATGAACTCAGAGTTACCTGCGAAACCTCAGTTATATTCGGAGGAATCCCATTTCCCCCATATGGCATCAAAACTAGTTAAGGAGTCTTCAATTACAGCCGTAAGGCGTTCCATCCTACAAATGTCTGTAAGGGCTGCCAGAAATTGTGTAAAAGAACGGGGAATGTTGGTAAGCCAGCACTGGGGTATAGCCCGTTTAGCAGCTAGTAGAATAAAGGCCATTCATTTCCTAAGGGGTTAGGTGTTTTCAGAAGGGGTAATCCTAGGAGGAGGTGTATAGGATGCAGAGGTACAGGAATACCCAGGACCTTTCCCAAAAGGGCATGAATCCTAGAGCAATAGGGTGTGATCATAGGGCACTCCCAAAATATGTGGTAGTGGGTGCCTAAGGAAgagccacatctccaacattgtCCGGAAGGTGTTAGCTTCCTTGCCACTAAAAATTCCGGGGTCCTGTACcaaaacaataatattttataagcGGTTTCCTTCTGGGCCACACATCTAGATACTTTAGAAGTAGCCTCCCAGATTTCTTCCATTCGAGTAAAGAAATGGGTCTGCTTAGAATATGGGACCATTTCcgcatgtgaggcctcgtacacacgaccgaggaactcgtcgtgaatgaaacattgttttcctcgatgagttccttgtcaggcttgtggagaaacttgacaagctttctttgcgtacacactgtcaagaccaaatctcctcgttctcaaacgcggtgacgtacaacacatacaatggcaggggaagtttgattccactggcacaacccttggggctgcttttgctaatctcatgttactgcgtgttaagtaaaagtttggtaagagacaatttgcacttttcagtctgttacagcgtgacaaatgtgctatctccattacaaacgctacttttaccgaaggtgcgctcccgtctcatactttattctgagcatgcgcgggtttcttagcatacacacgaacgtgtttccttgtcgaaaaccagctcgaccaggaacacgacgaggaaattgagactgccgtcgagaaaaaagagaacttgttctttttttttctcgtcgagttcctcgacagtttcctcgatgaaaagcatacacacgaccgttttcctctgcaaaaaagctctgccaccaagtttcttgatggattctgtcgaggaaaactgttgtgtgtacgaggcctaagaatgatTTTGCTCCGTGATATGGGGAGTAGCGTGTAAAATCTTATAAATGGTGGATATTAGGTGAGGTTCATAAGGGCCTCTAAAACACAACAGTTCAAATTCCGTGGGCCTAGTTAAGGTCAATTGCAGGATTTTGGTGGAGATGAAATGTCTAATTTGTAAAAAGGAGTAGAAGAGGTTTTTCAAGAGTTTGTATTTAGATTGAAAATCAGGAAAAGTAAGAAGTTTACGTGTCACTGGTTGTACTAGATGGCGCAATTGAAATACACCAGCTTTTGTCCAGGGTAACATGGCGTCATAGGACAGACTGTCAGGGATTTCCGGGTTGAAGATAATATTTACTAAAGGAGAGCATGGGGATGAGAGGGAGTATTTCCAGAACAACTTTTCCAGATTGAAAGTGTAAACAACATCGAAATTTAAACAAACCCTACGCAGCTGAGAGGTGTATTTGTCAGAGGAAGGCCATAGCATGCAGCAGGGGTGGGCAGGTACTGTAATGCTCATCTCTATCTCAGACCATCTATTAGGGGCACATCTGGACGTCCAAGAGGGTATAGCTCTCAGATGTGTGGCAAAATAGTATTTGATTATATCAGGTGCAAAAAAATCTTTGTAGTCACCGCAGACTAAAAGATTGTGCTTTCCTCCTCGTTTCTCCATTGATGTGCCTCCATCATGACTTGATGTATATGAGAGGAAAAGAGCTCCAAATAGTGCAGAGTGCAGTGGTGCGCTAAGTGAAGAGtgcagggggggcagagtgcaggGGTACGCAAGGTCCAGAAACAGGGGTGCGCTAGTTGCAGAGTAcaggggtgcagagtgcagggtgcgCTAGGTGCAGAGAACAGGGGTGCGCTAGTTGCAGAGTAcaggggtgcagagtgcagggtgccCTAGGTGCAGAGAACAGGGGTGCGCTAGTTGCAGAGTACaggtgtgcagagtgcaggggtgtgcAAGGTCCAGAGAACAGGGGTGCGCTAgttacagagtacaggggtgcaTAGTGCAGGGTGCGCTAGGTGCAGAGAACAGGGGTGTGCTAGTTGCAGAGTACAGGGGTGAAGAGTGCAGGGGTGCGTTAGGTGTAGAGTACAGGGGTATGCTAGGTGCAGAGAACAGGGGTGCGCTGGGTGCAGAGTACAGTGGTGTGCTAGGTGCAGAATACTGGGGTGCCCTAGGTGCAGAGTACAGGGGTGCGctaggtgcagagtgcaggggtgtgcTAGGTGTAGAGTACAGAGGGTGTGGTAGGTGCAGAGTACAGGGGTGTGCTAGGTGTAGAGTACAGAGGGTGTGGTAGGTGCAGAGTGCAAGTTCCCCCCCCTTCCTGATTCAAGtgcacagggtgaccgagaaccccagtctgatctgtactaatcagactcactgtacaaccacactggaatgttgtatatatatgtgtagcgcctatgtactttcagtccaggtgctattccaaatttaaagggggatgagagagttagttggctctcatccaagtgatttgtgcaaattgggcctctgttctagctgggctgtgctgtcggttcattctgtgttcctgaggtgcttttccaccccggggcggcaggtggcggCAGTGGCGTTCAGGTTGGAGTGCctcctgccagcagccaatcaggagggtttttccctcgtggggcatgctgggggagggtatttctgtagCGGACGCCTTTTGGCGGGGCCTTTttccgggtgtggcacccaccttcagggtgaccacacatcacgggccccggtgatatggcctaccaggccggggcgcatgtGCTACACGGtcgatcgactgggttcccaagcTCTGAggagagatcccaagcgagatagctgttcggtgaggagtcagcctgaggagagccaagagaggcaggcaatccaatagggcctcgaCGATTCACCGGGGAtcggggtgaccggacactgagaggttggatgtcagcaagttgtcagtcggtgacccaaaacaagcaaactacctgagggagattcaggcatcaATACTACTAAGTAAGATTTACTTCACTAtttacattatagagaaaagggcctgtggcagaggttccactctaaATTTCATCcctaccaagtctgtggcagagacttgtttcttctcaaagttccgagtgataccctggctgccaggtcagtgtgagaggcctgtctaggtacactatacccactccagctggagtggcgacgaagttaAGGTGTCGCTGGAAACAGGATTGATTCCGTTCGttgataggcctgaatctgcaaattctcctcctcacccatcttttatctatctacctcaagtttactgttgccgtgttgggcaagaataaaagcacaagaaagacacctaCTGCTTGGACATTACATCATCGCTGCTCTCAActatctacccctagacgctcatagAGGTAACACActatcccaatctataaccagcggctcctgcaggggtagcgctacatatatatctatatgtatatagatatatctatatatatattgtatattgtctCATACAGTTGGTGACTCTTTGCTGGGTcgtttggggtgtggctgtattccattgttctattgtgtctgtctgccttgggTATTATAGGATGTGTATGTCTATGTAGAGTAGctgtgagaggggaggggggcaattcctccaacagctctccctgctgattggacagtctactgatgagaagtttgaatatCTCTGTGTACCTGTGTTtcaataaacagtttatgctgaGCAACCAAAACGAGTACTGCCTAGTTATTGGTTGACAGCGTttagaatatctgatatctatattgagactggaggaagtggtatatgatgaAAGTATTGATATGCAGATGGCTCAACAATATAGAAGGACCATTGACCTACACTTATTGTAACAAATATCATTGTATCTATATAAAAAGAGCTGAATTCCAGATCATATTTCTCGCTCTGCGCTGGGATCTAGGGCAGAAAACTACCGTGTTTGCTCCTTGTGTTATCTTATGGCAGTCTGCCAAGTCAAGGGAGGTCATATGTAAAGAAAAGTTATCTGGTTTGAATTGTGGGTTTTCACCCTCATCTAATCTTATGAAAATATTAGCAGAGACAATACATTAACGCATGATCTGAGGGAAAAGCACGTTTTGATGACagccacaatatttttttactggttcaATTGTTGCTGCTGTATATTCCTGCATTAGTCTTAGCTGTCACTCATGTGTATGAACTGAGATCACTGTATTAACAAATCTTTATTACTTTAGAAACACATTTGTTATGGATTGTGATATTGCTACAGGTAATACATACTGttactgaaaaaaatattaacagaTTCGATTTAAGATAACCTACGCCATACATTAATAGCACTTTATAGCGTATGGAGTATCTTTGGCTGTATTAGTGCACTTGCAACAACACAGCCAAGTACATTCAGATATTGAGTACTAGCCTATATATACTCCCTCAGTATCAAGTCATTTTGGTTTTCAGTGCTGTGAtattttgactgacaattactttttgtaaatactttatttaataaccaccaaaaaaagtaaaaagtgatCCAGAGGTTCTTTAGTAAGAgaagcagagttcaggggtcagcagCAAGTAACAgaaagttcaggggtcagtagcaaGTGACACAGAATTCAGGGGTCAGTAGCAAGTGACACAGAGTTCAGAGATCAGTAGCAAGTgccacagagttcaggggttagtAGCAaatgatgcagagttcaggggtcagtaaaaAGTGGCGCAGAGTTTAGGGGGTCAGCAGCAAGTAACAgaaagttcaggggtcagtagcaaATAAcagagagttcaggggtcagtagcaagtgacacagagttcaggggtcagtagcaaGTGACactgagttcaggggtcagtagcaaGTGAGGTAGagatcagaggtcagtagtaagtcatgcagagttcagaagtaaatgaggcagagttcaggggtcagcagTAGGTGATGCAGAGGTTCAGTAGTATGTGATGCAGAGTTAAGCGGTCAGTAGTAAGTGGTGCAGGGTTCAAGGGTTAGCCATAAGTGGGAGAGAGCTCAGGTGTCAGTAGTAAGCAACACAGAGTTCAGAAGTCAGGcataagtgatgcagagttcaagGGTCAGTAGCAAGTGACGTAGAGTTCATGGGTCAGTAGCAAGTGATGTAGAGTTCATGGGTCAGTAGTAGGGGACACAGAGTTCTGGGGTCAAGAGTAAGTCATGAAGAGGTTCAGTAGAAAGTAAGAAAGAAataagaggtcagtagtaagtcacgcagggttcagaggtcagtagcaaATGAGGCAGCGTTcatgggtcagtagtaagtgatgcaaaGTTCAGTAGTATGTGACACAGAGTTTTGGGTTCAGTAGTAAGTGAGGTAGAGACCACAGTTCAGTAGTAaatgatgcagagttcagagttTAGTAGTAAGTGACACGGAGTTCAGGGATCTCTAGTAAGTAACACAGAGTTCAGTAGTAAGTGaagcagagttcaggggttagcAGTAAGTGACACAAAGTTCAAGGGTCAGGATTAAGTGATGCAGAGTTGAGGGGTCAATAGTAAGTGAtgcaaagttcaggggtcagtagtaggtggAACAGACTTAAGGATTCAGTTATAAGTGACACAGAGGTTCAGTAAGAAGTGATGcagatgtagcactacccctgaaagagctgctggtttgttttgggtctacgctccgGTTGTCAACCCCTGAAgttggctcaaaaccctcccttcgCACAACTGGTATAATAGAAATtgtggaccacagtaactcgttGGGGGGCACAATATCCCGTTACACTACAACAAAGTATGTAAATTAATGGTTACCTTGAGTTGGATTGATCCTGCAGTATGACAGATTGACCGCACACAGATTTCAGCTTAACCAAAGTGACACTTTACTTGATAGGATAAAGAAAAGGAACAAGGGTAAAACAATGATAAACTGCTTGCAGAGCCCTGCAAGAGTCAGAAACAGTAACAACAAAAAGGTgtgagttaaagcgggggttcaccctaaaactactttctagtattacaatgtcccgacacattacaatacaattatgcctattttttttttttttatgctgtacatacctcggtacagctaattcacctgtggcttccgggttgcgaatcccgcgggagtgggcgttcctaacttgctggtgattgacgtgatgaccaaaaacgatctccccccgtcgcgtaagctgcgtcacgattgccgaaaggagccgaacggcggtgcgcaggagcagtatagcgccgactcgccgttcggcttcttttggcaatcgtgacgcagcttacgcaacagggggagctagtttttggtcatcacgtcaatcaccagcaagttaggaacacccactcccgcgggattcgcaacccAGAAGCCgcaggtgaattagctgtaccgaggtatgtacagcataaaaaaaaacaaaataggcataattgtattgtaatgtgtcaggacattgtaatactaga
This window encodes:
- the LOC120928340 gene encoding LOW QUALITY PROTEIN: 40S ribosomal protein SA-like (The sequence of the model RefSeq protein was modified relative to this genomic sequence to represent the inferred CDS: inserted 1 base in 1 codon), which encodes MSGGLDVLQMKEENVLKFLAAGTHLGGTNLDFQMEXIYKRKSDGIYIINLKRTWEKLLLAARAIVANENPADVCVISSRNTGQWAVLKFASSCGATPIAGRFTPGTFTNQIQAAFREPRLLVVTDPRADHQPLTEASYVNIPTIALCNTDSPLRYVDIAIPCNNKGAHSVGLMWWMLAREVLRMRGTISREHPWEVMPDLYFYQDPEEIEKEEQAAAEKATTKEEYQGEWSANIPEFPQPEVSDWSEGVQVPSVPIQQFPAERPEIPATAAAAAAPKPAAEDWSSQPASTDDWSTAPTAQASEWVGTTTEWS